One genomic window of Malaciobacter molluscorum LMG 25693 includes the following:
- a CDS encoding GntP family permease, producing MLVYILLIAIAFIVFATSKLKLHPFIALLIAAYGIAVSVGMGYTQIATTITKGFGNILAYIGIVIVLGTIIGVILEKSGAAIKMADVILKIVGKKRPVLAMSIIGYIVSIPVFCDSGFVILNALKRSLVRQLKVSGVAMSVALATGLFATHTLVPPTPGPIAAAGNLMVDNLGLVIIFGILISIITMLAGYFWAIYSGKIYTNGEDSLVDLEKDSEVIEKYGELPSAFKAFAPIFIPILLIATASIVKLLFTNMNDNILYKLFVFLGNPSNALFIGLLFAMTLLPKFDEERLSGWIGEGIKNAGEILIITGAGGALGLVLKESGIGAYLGDSLKTLSLGIFVPFIISAALKSAQGSSTTALVVTSSTILPLLASLGLDSEMGKVLTVMAIGAGAMTVSHANDSFFWVVSRFSQMDVATAYKSFTMATLIQGLVTILIVYILAAILL from the coding sequence ATGTTAGTATATATTTTATTAATTGCAATTGCTTTTATAGTTTTTGCTACTAGTAAATTAAAATTGCATCCATTTATCGCATTACTTATTGCAGCTTATGGAATTGCAGTAAGTGTTGGCATGGGTTATACTCAAATAGCAACTACTATTACAAAAGGTTTTGGTAATATACTTGCATATATAGGTATAGTAATTGTATTAGGTACTATAATTGGTGTAATACTTGAAAAAAGTGGAGCAGCGATTAAAATGGCTGATGTTATACTTAAAATTGTAGGGAAAAAACGACCAGTTCTTGCAATGTCAATTATAGGATATATTGTATCTATTCCTGTTTTTTGTGATAGTGGATTTGTAATTTTAAATGCATTAAAACGTTCACTCGTTAGACAATTAAAAGTTTCAGGTGTTGCAATGAGTGTGGCTTTAGCAACTGGTCTTTTTGCTACTCATACTTTAGTTCCTCCTACTCCTGGACCTATCGCTGCTGCTGGAAATTTAATGGTAGATAATCTAGGTCTTGTTATAATTTTTGGTATTTTAATATCTATTATTACAATGTTAGCTGGATATTTTTGGGCTATTTATTCAGGTAAAATCTATACAAATGGTGAAGATTCACTTGTAGATTTAGAAAAGGATAGTGAAGTTATTGAAAAATATGGAGAATTACCAAGTGCATTTAAAGCTTTTGCTCCTATTTTTATTCCAATACTACTTATAGCAACAGCAAGTATTGTAAAACTTCTATTTACCAATATGAATGATAATATTTTATATAAACTTTTTGTTTTTTTAGGTAATCCTTCAAATGCATTATTTATTGGACTTTTATTTGCAATGACACTCTTACCAAAATTTGATGAAGAAAGATTATCAGGTTGGATTGGTGAAGGTATTAAAAATGCAGGTGAAATATTAATTATTACAGGTGCAGGTGGTGCTTTAGGTCTAGTTTTAAAAGAGAGTGGAATAGGTGCATATTTAGGAGATAGTTTAAAAACATTAAGTCTTGGTATTTTTGTACCTTTTATTATTTCAGCTGCTTTAAAATCAGCACAAGGTTCATCAACAACTGCATTGGTTGTTACATCAAGTACAATTTTACCATTGCTTGCAAGTTTAGGTTTAGATAGTGAGATGGGAAAAGTTTTAACTGTGATGGCAATTGGTGCAGGAGCAATGACTGTCAGTCATGCAAATGATAGTTTCTTTTGGGTTGTTTCAAGGTTCAGTCAAATGGATGTTGCAACAGCATATAAATCATTTACTATGGCTACATTAATTCAAGGTCTAGTAACGATTTTAATTGTTTATATTTTAGCTGCTATATTACTTTAA
- a CDS encoding ferritin-like domain-containing protein: protein MNVYEYAMKVEKDGEAYYNYLASKAPNDGLKRVFNILAEAEIQHYNVFKSMRDKDGTNFKTINISTDTKTIFETLNAQRDNITFDADQVKFYEDAIKREKDSYQFYIDKANEVNDKDEKQAFIDIAKEEQKHKAILEEIIHFIQEPNNWVASAEF, encoded by the coding sequence ATGAATGTTTATGAATATGCAATGAAAGTAGAAAAAGATGGTGAAGCTTATTATAACTATTTAGCTTCAAAAGCACCCAATGATGGATTAAAAAGAGTTTTTAATATTTTAGCTGAAGCAGAAATACAACATTATAATGTCTTCAAAAGTATGAGGGATAAAGATGGAACAAATTTTAAAACAATTAATATTTCAACGGATACAAAAACAATATTTGAAACTTTAAATGCGCAAAGAGATAATATAACTTTTGATGCAGACCAAGTTAAATTTTATGAAGATGCAATAAAAAGAGAAAAAGACTCATATCAATTTTATATAGATAAAGCTAATGAAGTTAATGACAAAGATGAAAAACAAGCATTTATAGATATTGCAAAAGAAGAACAAAAACACAAAGCTATTTTAGAAGAAATTATTCATTTTATTCAAGAACCAAATAATTGGGTCGCAAGTGCAGAATTTTAA